A DNA window from Anastrepha ludens isolate Willacy chromosome 6, idAnaLude1.1, whole genome shotgun sequence contains the following coding sequences:
- the LOC128866795 gene encoding uncharacterized protein LOC128866795 → MWQIFLFALLIVTADCALDRPLCPDGGEPVCGRDGYEYIYFDNECKLDVYSYKQLFAGKPKLTKVPLENCFSNCEGIICPAIYQPVCALQMPAGPTKTVPNICLVNQLICETKQQWIIVNYGPCAKPDQITYGASLAAYSPYASDSLAPPSYQPAPAPAPYAEPALAYQPSTSYSTPVTYDDPTPASDYLPAPSYQSSPSDYGSAPSPAPAPAPAPVPASYASPAPAYQPSTDFSIPVTYVAPTPASDYLPVPSYQSSPSDYGSAPPPAPAPAPAPASYTDTAPARNYVPAVNYQPSSGYGPAPAPTPEPAPAPYADPSNNHQPSIGYSAPVIYIAPVLSYQPAPGYEPTIAPAPIPTPSSGYSGPITYVDPVPAPAPEPAPAPAPAPTPAPAPVPVPASYADLAPSTGSLSASKYQPACGYEPAPAPAPAPTPASNYQPSIGYGPAPAPAPSADPAPTSKYQTSSDYAPAPAPAPASYVEPAPAPAPAPYTSSSTGQASASASASEFYSALDEAPAASCDSDAVPNSYAYPAPAPAPSPSPYPVPYVTPDRIMSSYDPTGQIASPFGFAAPAAAPTPALYSYSTPASYRPKNIYAAQVPNTYSALNQMPSSEPYQYQLTTVIPSAPQIKDLLNYLFKSPPPEENAPYLAALIAKWMEYSPKQPQLPASPTEMSESQSIPFYYQPTYTFIEYHGSKKPRAYTYN, encoded by the exons atgtggcaaatatttttatttgcgctCCTAATAGTCACCGCTGACTGCGCCCTCGATAGGCCACTATGTCCTGACGGTGGTGAACCGGTGTGCGGCAGAGATGgttatgaatatatttatttcgatAACGAATGCAAGCTGGACGTCTACAGTTATAAGCAACTTTTTGCTGGGAAACCAA AACTCACAAAAGTACCGCtcgaaaattgtttttctaattgcgaGGGCATCATTTGTCCAGCCATTTATCAGCCCGTGTGTGCATTGCAAATGCCTGCAGGTCCGACAAAAACGGTACCCAACATCTGTCTGGTGAATCAACTGATTTGTGAAACGAAACAAC AATGGATAATCGTAAATTACGGTCCTTGCGCAAAACCAGACCAAATCACTTACGGCGCCAGTCTAGCCGCTTACTCGCCATACGCGTCTGACTCTTTAGCTCCTCCCAGCTATCAACCTGCTCCTGCCCCAGCGCCTTATGCCGAACCTGCTCTCGCCTACCAACCTTCTACGAGTTACTCAACACCAGTAACTTATGATGATCCTACTCCAGCGTCTGACTATTTACCTGCTCCCAGCTACCAATCTTCTCCTTCTGATTATGGCTCCGCGCCTTCTCCTGCGCCAGCACCAGCACCTGCACCAGTTCCAGCATCTTATGCCAGTCCTGCTCCCGCGTACCAACCTTCTACTGATTTTTCAATACCAGTAACTTATGTTGCACCCACTCCTGCGTCCGATTATTTACCTGTTCCCAGCTACCAATCTTCTCCTTCTGATTATGGCTCTGCGCCTCCTCCTGCGCCAGCACCAGCACCAGCACCAGCTTCATATACCGACACCGCTCCCGCACGCAATTATGTACCTGCTGTCAACTACCAACCATCTTCTGGTTATGGACCTGCCCCTGCACCTACACCTGAACCAGCCCCAGCACCTTATGCGGATCCTTCTAACAACCATCAACCTTCTATTGGTTATTCCGCGCCAGTAATTTATATTGCTCCAGTTCTCAGCTACCAACCTGCTCCTGGTTATGAACCTACGATAGCACCTGCACCAATTCCTACACCTTCATCTGGTTATTCAGGACCAATAACTTATGTTGATCCTGTTCCCGCGCCTGCACCTGAACCTGCGCCTGCTCCAGCTCCAGCACCAACACCAGCACCAGCACCAGTGCCAGTACCCGCATCGTATGCAGATCTTGCTCCCTCCACTGGCTCTTTATCTGCTTCTAAGTACCAACCTGCTTGTGGTTATGAACCAGCCCCTGCACCTGCACCTGCACCAACCCCTGCATCTAACTATCAACCATCTATTGGTTATGGACCAGCACCAGCACCGGCACCTTCTGCCGATCCTGCTCCTACCTCTAAGTATCAAACTTCGTCTGACTATGCACCTGCGCCTGCACCTGCCCCAGCATCGTATGTTGAGCCTGCTCCTGCTCCAGCTCCAGCTCCTTACACTTCCTCATCTACCGGGCAAGCTTCTGCTTCTGCTTCTGCTTCTGAATTTTACTCAGCTTTAGATGAAGCACCAGCTGCATCTTGCGACTCAGATGCGGTTCCCAACTCGTACGCTTATCCAGCACCTGCACCAGCTCCTAGTCCGTCTCCTTACCCCGTGCCGTATGTAACACCAGATCGAATCATGTCCTCGTATGACCCTACTGGCCAAATTGCATCTCCTTTTGGCTTCGCAGCTCCTGCTGCAGCTCCAACACCTGCATTATATTCTTACTCAACACCAGCTTCCTATAGACCTAAAAATATATACGCAGCACAGGTCCCAAATACTTACTCAGCCCTTAATCAAATGCCCTCATCAGAACCATACCAATATCAATTAACGACTGTCATACCCTCGGCGCCTCAAATCAAAGACTTACTCAATTATCTATTTAAATCGCCACCGCCCGAAGAGAATGCACCATACCTAGCCGCTTTAATTGCGAAGTGGATGGAATACAGTCCGAAGCAGCCACAGTTACCAGCATCGCCGACTGAAATGTCTGAATCGCAATCCATACCTTTTTACTATCAGCCGACTTATACTTTTATCGAGTACCACGGCTCGAAAAAGCCACGCGCCTACACGTACaactaa
- the LOC128866491 gene encoding basic proline-rich protein-like encodes MLVIVLVGVLVASANSASYKTPAAQYANAKAAGPVFWPRYLNPETGRNPWIFRTRYLAPAPAPAPYAALAPYPTRLAGPSLASYGAPVSPPSLYTSPTPAPAPAPYGSSGAASYGVPGPAPAPYADPHVAPSSPLYAAPAPAPSSYGSPSPATYGSSAPRDVPSTTSYGDSTSASAPSPATAFTLLVVPAPDPAPYGGPNPSPAPSPYAAPAPAPSAYASPSPGLYGGPAPGPSPYAAPAPAPSAYGGPNPSPYGDPAPAPSPSAYAGPSPGPYDDPAPGSSPCAAPAPAPSAYGGPNPSPYGDQAPAPAPSAYAGPSPGPYRGPVPDPSPYAAPVPAPSSYDGPSPGPYGGPAPGPSLYVAPAPAPSAYGGPNPSPYGDPAPAPSPSAYAGPSPGPYDDPAPGSSPCAAPAPAPSAYGGPNPSPYGDQAPAPAPSAYAGPSPGPYRGPVPDPSPYAAPVPAPSSYDGPSPGPYGDPKPGPSPYAAPATTPSAYDGPAPGPSACAGPAPASSAYADSSPGPYRGPAPDPSPYATPGRAQSAYDSPSPGPYGDPAPGPSPYAAPAPAPSAYGSPSPAPYGDPAPCGGPSSTSYGDPTSVSALNAGPSPTTALIAQAPDTAPYDGPSPSPAPSPYAALAPAPSAYGGPSPGPYGDPKPGPSPYAAPATTPSAHGGPVPGPSPCAGPAPAPSAYTDPSPGPYDGPAPAPSPYAAPAPAPSAYGGPNPSPYGGPAPESSPSPYAGPNLGPYDGPAPGPSPYEVPAPAPSAYGGPSPGPYGGPSPAPAPSAYGGPSPGPYGAPAPGPSDYAAPASAQSAYGGPKPGPYGGSSPAPPPSAYGGPSPGTYGAPAPGPSDYAAPASAQSAYGGPKPGPYGGPAPGPGFRPAAASASGPYVGSTPPSYAAPAPAPLPMPSNHVIFYLK; translated from the coding sequence ATGTTAGTTATAGTTTTAGTTGGAGTCTTAGTTGCATCTGCCAACTCGGCTTCGTACAAAACGCCGGCTGCACAGTATGCAAACGCAAAAGCTGCAGGTCCTGTTTTTTGGCCTCGTTACTTGAATCCAGAAACAGGTCGAAATCCTTGGATATTTCGAACTCGTTACTTAGCACCTGCACCTGCTCCAGCTCCATACGCTGCACTAGCACCTTATCCCACACGCCTTGCAGGTCCAAGTCTAGCATCTTACGGAGCCCCAGTATCTCCTCCATCACTTTATACATCACCTACTCCTGCACCTGCTCCCGCGCCCTACGGCAGCTCTGGTGCAGCATCTTACGGAGTTCCAGGACCAGCCCCAGCACCTTACGCTGACCCACATGTGGCACCTAGCTCACCACTCTATGCAGCACCAGCACCTGCTCCATCGTCCTACGGCAGCCCTAGTCCAGCAACTTATGGATCCTCAGCACCCCGCGATGTCCCTAGTACAACATCTTACGGAGACTCAACATCTGCCTCAGCACCTAGTCCAGCTACCGCCTTTACTCTCTTAGTAGTACCGGCACCTGACCCAGCACCCTATGGAGGACCAAATCCATCACCTGCCCCTTCACCCTACGCAGCACCGGCACCTGCTCCATCAGCTTATGCCAGCCCTAGTCCAGGTCTTTATGGAGGCCCAGCACCTGGTCCATCACCCTACGCAGCACCGGCACCTGCTCCGTCAGCTTATGGCGGTCCTAATCCAAGTCCTTATGGAGACCCAGCACCGGCACCTTCTCCATCAGCTTATGCCGGTCCTAGTCCAGGTCCTTATGATGACCCAGCACCTGGTTCATCACCCTGCGCAGCACCGGCTCCTGCTCCATCAGCTTATGGCGGTCCTAATCCAAGTCCTTATGGAGACCAAGCACCGGCACCAGCTCCATCAGCTTATGCCGGCCCTAGTCCAGGTCCTTATAGAGGCCCAGTACCTGATCCATCACCCTACGCAGCACCGGTACCAGCTCCATCATCTTATGACGGCCCTAGTCCAGGTCCTTATGGAGGCCCAGCACCTGGCCCATCACTCTACGTAGCACCGGCACCTGCTCCATCAGCTTATGGCGGTCCTAATCCAAGTCCTTATGGAGACCCAGCACCGGCACCTTCTCCATCAGCTTATGCCGGTCCTAGTCCAGGTCCTTATGATGACCCAGCACCTGGTTCATCACCCTGCGCAGCACCGGCTCCTGCTCCATCAGCTTATGGCGGTCCTAATCCAAGTCCTTATGGAGACCAAGCACCGGCACCAGCTCCATCAGCTTATGCCGGCCCTAGTCCAGGTCCTTATAGAGGCCCAGTACCTGATCCATCACCCTACGCAGCACCGGTACCAGCTCCATCATCTTATGACGGCCCTAGTCCAGGTCCTTATGGAGACCCAAAACCTGGTCCATCACCCTACGCAGCACCGGCAACAACTCCATCAGCTTATGATGGCCCAGCACCTGGTCCATCAGCCTGCGCAGGACCGGCACCTGCTTCATCAGCTTATGCCGATTCTAGTCCAGGTCCTTATAGAGGCCCAGCACCTGATCCATCACCCTACGCAACACCGGGACGAGCTCAATCAGCTTATGACAGCCCTAGTCCAGGTCCTTATGGTGACCCAGCACCTGGTCCATCACCCTACGCAGCACCGGCACCTGCTCCATCAGCCTATGGCAGCCCTAGTCCAGCTCCATACGGAGACCCAGCACCCTGCGGGGGCCCTAGTTCAACATCTTACGGAGACCCAACGTCTGTCTCAGCACTTAACGCCGGGCCTAGTCCAACTACTGCCTTAATAGCACAGGCACCTGACACAGCACCATACGATGGACCAAGTCCATCACCTGCCCCATCACCCTACGCAGCACTGGCACCTGCTCCATCAGCTTATGGTGGCCCTAGTCCAGGTCCTTATGGAGACCCAAAACCTGGTCCATCACCCTACGCAGCACCGGCAACAACTCCATCAGCTCATGGCGGCCCAGTACCCGGTCCATCACCCTGCGCAGGACCGGCACCTGCTCCATCAGCTTATACCGATCCTAGTCCAGGTCCTTATGACGGCCCAGCACCTGCCCCTTCACCCTACGCAGCACCGGCACCTGCTCCATCAGCTTATGGCGGCCCTAATCCAAGTCCTTATGGAGGTCCAGCACCGGAATCTTCTCCATCACCTTATGCTGGTCCTAATCTAGGTCCTTATGACGGCCCGGCACCTGGTCCATCACCCTACGAAGTACCGGCACCTGCTCCATCCGCTTATGGCGGCCCTAGTCCAGGCCCTTATGGAGGCCCTTCACCGGCACCAGCTCCATCAGCTTATGGTGGCCCTAGTCCAGGTCCGTACGGAGCCCCAGCACCTGGCCCATCAGACTACGCAGCTCCGGCGTCTGCACAATCAGCTTATGGCGGCCCTAAACCAGGTCCTTATGGAGGCTCATCACCGGCACCACCTCCATCAGCTTATGGCGGCCCTAGTCCAGGTACTTACGGAGCCCCAGCACCTGGCCCATCAGACTACGCAGCTCCGGCGTCTGCACAATCAGCTTATGGCGGCCCTAAACCAGGTCCTTATGGAGGCCCAGCACCTGGTCCAGGATTTCGTccagcagcagcatcagcatCAGGACCCTATGTAGGCTCAACTCCACCATCTTATGCTGCACCGGCGCCGGCACCTTTACCTATGCCTTCAAACCATGTCATCttttatctaaaataa